In Pseudobacter ginsenosidimutans, the following are encoded in one genomic region:
- a CDS encoding SUMF1/EgtB/PvdO family nonheme iron enzyme: protein MKHIFKYCLAVSLLVTAMLVNHSCNKVDASDEYGDFLQPDRIGLLNTSVNLNVQGEGAQNIIAITGPHSGWTVTSSESWLTVEKGTTSENGKEEPVVKLSAATNTGYSRKATVTIKLEGTEKEVTKTFTVTQASALPEPAVSLPATTLNFTATAENKTVTLTTNQTEWTATSDATWFTISKNGKDLIIAVTANTGNAPREAVVNIVAGVAPNTAKATLRVVQAKADDINNITVSGIELVRVEAGTFKMGAQNTDATAANYGVIATGSGYAANQGPIHNVTLSEFYIGKYLITQAQWVDVMGTNPSKNIGNNNPVEYVNWTMAADFVAKLSLKTGKTFRLPTEAEWEYAARGGKNSNGYVFSGGNASAVVANFVANTADRDNSRTTPGGTFLPNELGIYDMSGNLYQWCSDYFAAYTADDQVNPTGPATGTNKVMRGGSWWHLQTTVYYRGNNTVTYTGTHANAGLTGLRVVYVP, encoded by the coding sequence ATGAAACATATTTTCAAATATTGCCTGGCTGTTTCGTTGCTGGTAACGGCAATGCTGGTCAATCACTCCTGCAACAAAGTAGACGCATCAGATGAATACGGGGATTTTTTACAACCCGATCGTATCGGTCTGCTGAATACCAGCGTGAATCTGAATGTACAGGGTGAAGGAGCACAAAATATCATAGCTATTACCGGCCCCCATTCCGGTTGGACGGTCACTTCTTCCGAAAGCTGGCTCACCGTTGAAAAAGGAACAACCTCAGAAAATGGAAAAGAGGAACCGGTGGTTAAGCTCTCCGCTGCTACCAATACAGGTTATTCCAGGAAGGCCACAGTAACCATTAAACTGGAAGGAACAGAAAAAGAAGTTACCAAAACCTTTACCGTTACACAGGCTTCTGCATTGCCCGAGCCCGCAGTGAGCCTGCCGGCCACCACCTTGAATTTTACAGCAACTGCTGAAAATAAAACAGTCACCCTTACCACCAATCAAACCGAATGGACAGCAACCAGTGATGCTACCTGGTTCACTATTTCAAAAAATGGAAAAGACCTGATCATCGCCGTTACTGCCAATACCGGCAATGCACCACGCGAAGCAGTGGTGAATATCGTAGCAGGCGTAGCGCCCAATACAGCCAAGGCCACCTTGCGTGTAGTACAGGCGAAGGCCGATGATATAAACAATATCACCGTGAGCGGCATCGAGCTGGTGAGAGTGGAAGCAGGTACATTCAAAATGGGCGCCCAGAATACTGATGCTACTGCCGCCAATTATGGTGTGATCGCAACGGGTTCAGGATATGCCGCCAACCAGGGACCAATTCATAACGTGACGCTCTCTGAATTTTATATCGGAAAGTATTTGATCACACAGGCGCAGTGGGTAGATGTGATGGGCACCAATCCTTCAAAGAACATTGGCAACAACAATCCGGTGGAATATGTGAACTGGACCATGGCTGCCGATTTCGTGGCTAAGCTCAGTCTGAAGACCGGCAAAACCTTCCGCCTTCCAACAGAAGCTGAGTGGGAGTACGCAGCGAGAGGCGGTAAAAACAGCAATGGCTATGTTTTCTCCGGTGGCAATGCCAGTGCGGTGGTAGCCAATTTTGTTGCGAATACTGCTGACCGTGATAATAGTAGAACCACACCCGGCGGAACCTTCCTGCCTAATGAGCTCGGCATCTATGATATGAGCGGAAACCTCTATCAGTGGTGCAGTGATTATTTCGCAGCTTATACTGCGGATGACCAGGTGAACCCCACTGGCCCTGCTACCGGCACCAACAAGGTGATGAGGGGCGGAAGCTGGTGGCACCTGCAAACCACCGTGTATTATCGCGGCAACAATACAGTTACCTATACCGGAACCCATGCCAATGCTGGTCTTACCGGATTACGTGTTGTATATGTACCATAA